From Agrobacterium tumefaciens, a single genomic window includes:
- a CDS encoding response regulator yields the protein MPPVPIIAVVDDDQAIREAMDDLIMSFGYECRLFSSAEEFLKFEQHAAIDCIVVDVKMPGLSGIELQSELNRRGNHPPMIFVTSYEDDRTRNAALSGGAFAFLRKPVNIGNLIGCLESALGQQS from the coding sequence TTGCCCCCCGTACCCATCATCGCCGTCGTTGACGACGACCAGGCTATCCGTGAAGCCATGGATGACCTCATCATGTCCTTCGGTTACGAATGCCGCCTGTTTTCCTCTGCAGAGGAGTTCCTGAAATTCGAGCAGCACGCGGCAATCGACTGCATTGTCGTGGATGTGAAAATGCCAGGTCTCTCTGGCATCGAACTGCAGAGCGAACTGAACCGGCGTGGCAATCATCCACCGATGATCTTCGTGACATCCTATGAGGATGACCGGACACGCAATGCCGCCTTGAGCGGTGGCGCCTTTGCCTTTCTTCGCAAGCCCGTCAATATCGGCAACTTGATCGGCTGCCTGGAATCCGCCCTCGGCCAGCAGTCCTGA